A genomic stretch from Streptococcus oralis includes:
- a CDS encoding SPJ_0845 family protein, with protein sequence MAVKFTKTDDLDKMFEEFAKLPDLTQVTFPDDKDKKEKVEKKK encoded by the coding sequence ATGGCTGTTAAATTCACAAAAACCGATGACTTGGACAAGATGTTTGAGGAATTCGCCAAACTTCCTGACTTAACACAAGTCACTTTCCCAGATGACAAAGACAAAAAAGAAAAAGTTGAGAAGAAAAAATAG